A single Anopheles arabiensis isolate DONGOLA chromosome X, AaraD3, whole genome shotgun sequence DNA region contains:
- the LOC120905453 gene encoding rho GTPase-activating protein 190 isoform X2 — protein sequence MKQINVSVVGLSGVEKDKGQLGVGKSCLCNRFVRPKTDDYAIDHISVLSQSDFSGRVVNNDHFLYWGEVRKTSEEGVDYNFSVIEQTEFVDDATFQPFKVGKMEPYIKRCAAIRMSSQEKLKYICKNQLGIEHEYEEIVLPEGRFLVDGFVCVFDVSVVPNRTVEKQVEFVTQIINNILKVKKPVVLVTTKNDDANELYVREAEKICSRKEYKGQILLIETSAHESINIDLAFVVLAQMIDKAKQRSKVPSYAEAAKQRNDLLNASTEYVTRLIRTQITDHRSIWSSSSKKLSNHREWIDFLELFGQEAGQRIFRRHIKKLREDYQSKKLQSYMDSFACVLQEMLPDINSINLELDSFNDWASIRSYFRDHIDYEQYFFDAIERGGSWAELSDMSDMEDENRIPFDILDTPEAETVFKNHMNALQQEQKRLEWKKQFKKLLEETGYVTPGKQLSEVRVLFMGRECFEALSEHDCQQIYDNHQRELVETAKHNFQELLMEHADLFYHFKNIEPSGTITQNDIKEITDVLQEDLRYKLLDRLDQDRKVMLFQHLGFVHCPIREHCPAFPNCMDALIERILISNQNLPNPRFAQKDGQLQLNLIVIGLDYIANDFIDKIHQNCNDNGEYIVDGQVYGLNIETINRDNDSFSFELQCKGLICCYSNRQTFQYVYEVLDRLLVDNLDFKDSVNNLHIVFMSDEKNSQSTLHQLQADGQSLAEKLHCVFIDENEFYISQQQTKFINTTLNSVIDSIPFEDLKYGLALHELPDLRIIMSIFCGDPFSIENILSSMMLEQSCISAGERNIIFEMFLGDSKRRVELILSSYHGANAFRDDLIHGFILLYSSKRKASLSTLSAFSLNIPNLPMQIVAVSEQGGVNAFFNSELSQLLITEGNGIADKLRAHFATGSDDEGQLKFASFAPFLKEVWDKKPEIEHAFNLEEPLTIDSGEGTMEHSMHHHHQQQVPQPPPRYESYLINGSATTYRGGIGGQPPHHGHHGSQAQQQQTLAHPPQHGGQQHHQKLSQQLFDNRSINSLDDLDSLKQQAQQAQQLHQQQPHQHSSMYYYEDSSDFDKGGSNQGFQIYPPPTTPPEPAPPDHLLIPASILRQLKADTVSQSQSSLEEINSDVSGSKDSINTYDSGWIDDGFLIQKQDNKQSEDLWKNMNAHHAFTTGRRPNQSSFAKKIRPKGPSQTLKQPGKLNLKSFAIVNEAIARMNIGGGGGGGGGGGAGGDGGASGANAGLAPMTEKERKKAKKLLQQQQAQLEHAPLAAPEDDSEEYEDEAGYEQINDAFSDAVNNVASQLFTTFSGGPGANHGGRGGCGGGGGADSSGGSEMGTHKTKLRQRREKEQIFNIQENSDSESDSSSLERKRSNDGYSKINRKAQPHKRHRKKRTAIPVQPPKIPLGPFGSSAGDMMGGVGASGGPLGGMPIMYQKLKNELGSGLEKQDKPSQEPDESSVDISSPRDNSPIFGVLPKGSDREKLITKQKNWFGKEIDPAGKASKESKDARGSSKGASKNSKHNGAAAAAAAAAAAAALQQSSLASLKQSDKVPLVPLFVEKCVKFIEQEGLDSEGIYRVPGNRTHVDLLNQKFAEESDVDIEKLDIPVNAVATALKDFFVKRLKGLFSAEMMSELEEIAGSRPLQSITSLNMEVKTDRSCRLIALRGLLNKLPPNNFAILSYIFQHFVRVSENSKLNSMDSKNLAICWWPTLLPIEFTDMMRFETMRPYLEDIVQTMIDQYPFLFCGEEAFVMV from the exons ATGAAGCAAATCAACGTATCGGTGGTGGGTCTGTCGGGCGTGGAAAAGGACAAGGGCCAGCTCGGGGTCGGCAAATCCTGTCTGTGCAATCGGTTCGTGCGCCCCAAAACAGACGACTACGCGATCGATCACATTTCGGTACTGAGTCAG TCGGATTTTAGCGGCCGGGTGGTGAACAATGACCACTTCCTGTACTGGGGCGAGGTGCGCAAAACGTCCGAGGAGGGCGTGGACTACAACTTTAGCGTGATCGAGCAGACCGAGTTCGTGGACGATGCCACCTTCCAGCCGTTCAAGGTCGGCAAGATGGAGCCGTACATCAAGCGGTGCGCCGCGATCCGCATGTCGTCGCAGGAGAAGCTGAAGTACATCTGCAAGAACCAGCTCGGCATCGAGCACGAGTACGAGGAGATCGTCCTGCCCGAGGGCCGCTTCCTCGTCGACGGGTTCGTGTGCGTGTTCGACGTGAGCGTCGTGCCGAACCGGACGGTCGAGAAGCAGGTCGAGTTCGTGACGCAGATCATCAACAACATCCTGAAGGTGAAGAAGCCGGTCGTGCTCGTCACGACCAAGAACGACGACGCGAACGAGCTGTACGTGCGCGAGGCGGAGAAGATCTGCTCGCGCAAAGAGTACAAGGGCCAGATACTGCTGATCGAGACGTCCGCCCACGAGAGCATCAACATCGATCTCGCGTTCGTCGTGCTGGCGCAGATGATCGACAAGGCGAAGCAGCGGTCGAAGGTGCCGTCGTACGCGGAGGCGGCCAAGCAGCGGAACGATCTGCTGAACGCGAGCACCGAGTACGTGACGCGCCTGATCCGGACGCAGATCACCGACCACCGGTCGATCTGGAGCAGCTCGTCGAAGAAGCTGTCGAACCACCGGGAGTGGATCGACTTTCTCGAGCTGTTCGGGCAGGAGGCGGGCCAGCGCATCTTCCGCCGGCACATCAAGAAGCTGCGCGAGGACTACCAGTCGAAGAAGCTGCAGAGCTACATGGACTCGTTCGCGTGCGTGCTGCAGGAGATGCTGCCCGACATCAACAGCATCAACCTCGAGCTGGACAGCTTCAACGACTGGGCCTCGATACGGAGCTACTTTCGCGATCACATCGACTACGAGCAGTACTTTTTCGACGCGATCGAGCGCGGCGGCAGCTGGGCCGAGCTGAGCGACATGAGCGACATGGAGGACGAGAACCGGATACCGTTCGACATACTCGACACGCCCGAGGCGGAAACCGTGTTCAAGAATCACATGAACGCGCTGCAGCAGGAGCAGAAGCGATTAGA ATGGAAAAAGCAGTTCAAAAAGCTGCTGGAAGAAACCGGCTACGTTACGCCGGGCAAGCAGCTGTCCGAGGTGCGCGTCCTGTTTATGGGACGCGAGTGCTTCGAAGCACTGTCCGAGCACGACTGCCAGCAGATCTACGACAACCACCAGCGGGAGCTGGTCGAGACCGCTAAGCACAACTTCCAGGAGCTGCTGATGGAGCATGCCGATCTGTTCTATCACTTCAAAAACATCGAACCGTCCGGTACGATCACGCAGAACGACATCAAGGAGATAACGGACGTGCTGCAGGAGGACCTGCGGTACAAGCTGCTCGACCGGCTCGACCAGGACCGGAAGGTGATGCTGTTTCAGCATCTCGGCTTCGTGCACTGTCCGATCCGGGAGCACTGTCCGGCGTTTCCCAACTGCATGGATGCGCTGATCGAGCGGATACTGATCTCGAACCAAAA CCTCCCGAATCCACGGTTCGCGCAGAAGGATGGCCAGCTGCAGCTGAACCTGATCGTGATCGGGCTGGACTACATCGCGAACGATTTCATTGACAAGATACACCAGAACTGCAACGACAACGGCGAGTACATCGTGGACGGGCAGGTGTACGGGCTGAACATCGAGACGATCAACCGCGACAACGACTCGTTCTCTTTCGAGCTGCAGTGCAAGGGGCTGATCTGCTGCTACTCGAACCGGCAAACGTTCCAGTATGTGTACGAGGTGCTCGACCGGCTGCTGGTGGACAATCTCGACTTCAAGGACAGCGTCAACAACCTGCACATCGTGTTCATGAGCGACGAGAAGAACAGCCAGAGCACGCTGCACCAGCTGCAGGCGGACGGCCAGTCGCTGGCGGAGAAGCTGCACTGCGTCTTCATTGACGAGAACGAGTTCTACATCTCCCAGCAGCAGACGAAGTTCATCAACACGACGCTGAACAGCGTGATCGACTCGATCCCGTTCGAGGATCTGAAGTACGGCCTCGCCCTGCACGAGCTGCCCGACCTGCGCATCATCATGTCGATCTTCTGCGGCGACCCGTTCTCGATCGAGAACATACTCAGCTCGATGATGCTGGAGCAGTCGTGCATCAGTGCGGGCGAGCGCAACATCATCTTCGAGATGTTTCTCGGCGACTCGAAGCGGCGGGTCGAGCTGATCCTCTCCTCCTACCACGGCGCGAACGCGTTCCGGGACGATCTGATCCACGGCTTCATACTGCTGTACTCGAGCAAGCGCAAGGCCTCGCTGTCGACGCTGAGCGCGTTCTCGCTCAACATTCCCAACCTGCCGATGCAGATCGTGGCCGTGTCGGAGCAGGGCGGCGTCAATGCGTTCTTCAACAGCGAGCTGTCCCAGCTGCTAATCACCGAGGGCAACGGGATCGCGGACAAGCTGCGGGCCCACTTCGCCACCGGCTCGGACGACGAGGGCCAGCTGAagttcgcctcgttcgcgcCGTTCCTGAAGGAGGTGTGGGACAAGAAGCCGGAGATCGAGCACGCGTTCAACCTGGAGGAGCCGCTGACGATCGATTCGGGCGAGGGCACGATGGAACACTcgatgcaccaccaccaccagcagcaggtgcCGCAGCCACCGCCCCGGTATGAAAGCTACCTCATCAACGGGTCGGCCACCACGTACCGCGGCGGGATCGGGGGCCAACCGCCGCACCACGGGCACCATGGGTCgcaggcgcagcagcagcaaacgctcGCCCATCCGCCGCAGCACGGTggccagcagcatcaccagaAGCTGTCGCAGCAGCTGTTCGACAACCGCTCGATCAACTCGCTGGACGATCTCGACAGCCTGAAGCAGCAGGCGCAGCAGGCCCAGcagctccaccagcagcagccgcaccaGCACAGCAGCATGTACTACTACGAGGACAGCAGCGACTTCGACAAGGGCGGCAGCAATCAGGGCTTCCAGATCTATCCGCCGCCGACGACGCCGCCGGAACCGGCCCCGCCGGACCACCTGCTCATACCGGCGTCGATACTGCGGCAGCTGAAGGCCGACACGGTGTCCCAGTCGCAGTCGAGCCTGGAGGAGATTAACT CTGACGTCAGCGGATCCAAGGACTCGATCAACACTTACGACTCAG GCTGGATAGACGACGGGTTTCTCATCCAGAAGCAGGACAACAAGCAGAGCGAAGATCTCTGGAAGAACATGAACGCACACCACGCGTTCACGACCGGCCGCCGGCCGAACCAGTCGTCGTTCGCGAAAAAGATACGCCCGAAGGGACCTAGTCAGACGCTGAAGCAGCCGGGCAAGCTGAACCTGAAAAGCTTCGCCATCGTGAACGAAGCGATCGCCCGCATGAAcatcggcggcggtggcggtggcggcggcggggGAGGAGCAGGCGGCGATGGGGGCGCCTCGGGCGCGAACGCCGGCCTGGCACCGATGACGGAGAAGGAGCGCAAGAAGGCAaagaagctgctgcagcagcagcaggcccagCTCGAGCATGCGCCGCTGGCCGCACCGGAGGACGACAGCGAGGAGTACGAGGACGAGGCGGGCTACGAGCAGATCAATGACGCGTTCAGCGATGCGGTCAACAATGTGGCGAGTCAATTATTTACCACCTTTTCCGGCGGCCCCGGTGCCAACCATGGCGGGCGCGGTGggtgtggcggcggcggtggagcGGACAGTTCGGGCGGTTCCGAGATGGGGACGCACAAAACCAAACTGCGACAGAGAAGGGAAAAGGAACAGA tcTTCAACATACAAGAAAACTCCGACTCGGAAAGTGATTCGAGCTCGCTGGAGCGCAAACGCTCCAACGATGGCTACTCGAAGATCAACCGCAAAGCGCAACCGCACAAACGGCATCGCAAAAAACGCACCGCCATCCCGGTGCAGCCGCCCAAGATCCCGCTCGGCCCGTTCGGCTCGTCCGCGGGCGATATGATGGGCGGGGTCGGGGCGAGCGGCGGCCCACTCGGCGGCATGCCCATCATGTACCAGAAGCTGAAGAACGAGCTGGGCAGCGGGCTGGAAAAGCAGGACAAACCGTCCCAGGAGCCGGACGAATCAAGCGTTGACATCTCATCCCCGCGCGACAACTCTCCTATC TTTGGCGTGCTGCCGAAGGGAAGCGATCGGGAAAAGCTGATCACGAAGCAGAAAAATTGGTTCGGCAAGGAGATCGACCCGGCCGGCAAGGCCAGCAAAGAGTCGAAGGACGCCCGGGGCAGCAGCAAGGGTGCGAGCAAAAACTCAAAACATAATGGCGCTGCGGCAGCGGCTgcagcggcggccgcagcCGCTGCACTCCAGCAGTCCTCGCTGGCCAGCCTGAAGCAGTCCGACAAAGTGCCGCTCGTGCCGCTGTTCGTGGAGAAGTGCGTCAAGTTCATCGAGCAGGAAGGGCTCGACTCGGAAGGCATCTACCGGGTGCCGGGCAACCGCACGCACGTCGATCTGCTGAACCAGAAGTTTGCTGAAG aatcggatgtagataTAGAAAAGCTGGACATACCGGTGAATGCGGTCGCCACCGCACTGAAGGACTTCTTCGTGAAGCGTCTCAAGGGGCTGTTCAGCGCGGAAATGATGAGCGAGCTGGAGGAAATAGCCGGCTCCCGGCCGCTCCAGTCCATCACGAGCCTTAACATGGAGGTGAAAACGGATCGGAGCTGCCGGCTGATCGCACTCCGCGGGCTGCTAAACAAGCTGCCGCCAAACAACTTTGCAATACTGAGCTACATCTTCCAGCATTTTGTACG TGTATCGGAAAACTCGAAGCTCAACAGCATGGACAGCAAAAATTTGGCCATCTGTTGGTGGCCGACACTGCTGCCGATCGAGTTCACCGACATGATGCGGTTCGAAACGATGCGCCCGTACTTGGAGGACATCGTGCAGACGATGATCGATCAGTATCCGTTCCTGTTCTGCGGCGAGGAAGCGTTCGTGATGGTCTGA